TGAAGGGAACGGCAGGCCGTAGATACTGTTCCTGACGGCCGAGAGCGTCCGCCCACACTCATTGGCCACATCGACCATGAGGTAGCCGCGTTTTTTTAGGCTGGATCGGATTTCGGTTGGCGACATTGCAGTTCCTTCTTGAGGTGTGTTACAAACTTTAACATTGTTCCGGTCGATCGGAACAATGTATAT
This genomic interval from Gemmatimonadota bacterium contains the following:
- a CDS encoding transcriptional regulator, producing the protein MSPTEIRSSLKKRGYLMVDVANECGRTLSAVRNSIYGLPFPSPAIRQHISEILDKPIDAIWPE